From Streptomyces sp. TLI_235, a single genomic window includes:
- a CDS encoding LSU ribosomal protein L11P, protein MPPKKKKVTGLIKLQINAGAANPAPPVGPALGQHGVNIMEFCKAYNAATESQRGMIVPVEITVYEDRSFTFITKTPPAARLILKAAGIDKGSSEPHKTKVAKLTGAQVREIATVKLPDLNANDLDAAAKIIAGTARSMGITVEG, encoded by the coding sequence ATGCCTCCCAAGAAGAAGAAGGTCACGGGGCTCATCAAGCTCCAGATCAACGCCGGTGCGGCCAACCCGGCCCCGCCGGTCGGCCCCGCGCTGGGCCAGCACGGCGTCAACATCATGGAGTTCTGCAAGGCCTACAACGCTGCGACCGAGTCGCAGCGCGGCATGATCGTGCCGGTGGAGATCACGGTCTACGAGGACCGCTCCTTCACCTTCATCACGAAGACGCCGCCGGCCGCGCGCCTCATCCTGAAGGCCGCCGGCATCGACAAGGGCTCCAGCGAGCCGCACAAGACCAAGGTCGCCAAGCTCACCGGCGCCCAGGTCCGCGAGATCGCCACCGTGAAGCTCCCCGACCTGAACGCCAACGACCTGGACGCCGCGGCGAAGATCATCGCCGGCACCGCCCGGTCGATGGGCATCACCGTCGAGGGCTGA
- a CDS encoding LSU ribosomal protein L1P codes for MKRSKALKAADAKVDRSRIYAPLEAVRLARETSTTKFDATVEIAMRLGVDPRKADQMVRSTVILPHGTGKTARVLVFATGDRAEAARAAGADIVGSDELIDEVAKGRLDFDAVVATPDLMGKVGRLGRVLGPRGLMPNPKTGTVTPDVVKAVNDIKGGKIEFRVDKHSNLHLIIGKASFTDEQLVENYGAALEEVLRAKPAAAKGRYIKKIAFSTTMGPGIQVDPNRTRNLLVEEDPAAV; via the coding sequence GTGAAGCGCAGCAAGGCTCTCAAGGCCGCGGACGCCAAGGTCGACCGCAGCCGCATCTACGCCCCGCTCGAGGCCGTTCGCCTCGCCCGCGAGACGTCCACCACCAAGTTCGACGCGACCGTCGAGATCGCCATGCGCCTGGGTGTCGACCCGCGCAAGGCCGACCAGATGGTCCGCAGCACCGTGATCCTCCCGCACGGCACCGGTAAGACCGCTCGGGTCCTGGTCTTCGCGACCGGTGACCGTGCCGAGGCCGCGCGTGCTGCCGGCGCCGACATCGTCGGCTCCGACGAGCTCATCGACGAGGTCGCCAAGGGTCGTCTGGACTTCGACGCCGTCGTCGCCACCCCGGACCTCATGGGCAAGGTCGGCCGCCTCGGCCGCGTGCTCGGCCCCCGTGGCCTGATGCCGAACCCGAAGACCGGCACCGTCACCCCCGACGTCGTCAAGGCCGTGAACGACATCAAGGGCGGCAAGATCGAGTTCCGCGTCGACAAGCACTCGAACCTGCACCTGATCATCGGTAAGGCCTCCTTCACCGACGAGCAGCTGGTCGAGAACTACGGCGCCGCGCTCGAGGAGGTCCTCCGGGCCAAGCCGGCCGCCGCCAAGGGCCGCTACATCAAGAAGATCGCATTCTCGACCACCATGGGCCCCGGCATCCAGGTGGACCCGAACCGCACCCGCAACCTCCTCGTCGAGGAGGACCCGGCCGCCGTCTGA
- a CDS encoding LSU ribosomal protein L10P, with protein MARPDKAAAVAEITDKFRGSSAALLTEYRGLTVKQVKTLRRSLGENAEYAVVKNTLTKIAANEAGISELDDLFAGPTAVAFVTGDPVESAKALRDFAKENPALIIKGGVLDGKALSADEIKKLADLESREVLLAKLAGALKAKPSQAAAVFQALPSKLVRTVDALRDKVEQGGAGTPAPAEDAE; from the coding sequence ATGGCAAGGCCCGACAAGGCTGCTGCCGTCGCCGAGATCACGGACAAGTTCCGTGGCTCCTCCGCGGCGCTGCTGACCGAGTACCGCGGTCTCACGGTGAAGCAGGTCAAGACCCTGCGTCGCTCGCTGGGTGAGAACGCCGAGTACGCCGTGGTGAAGAACACGCTGACCAAGATCGCGGCCAATGAGGCCGGGATCTCCGAGCTGGACGACCTGTTCGCTGGTCCGACGGCTGTCGCCTTCGTCACCGGTGACCCGGTGGAGTCGGCGAAGGCTCTGCGTGACTTCGCCAAGGAGAACCCCGCTCTCATCATCAAGGGCGGTGTCCTTGACGGCAAGGCGCTGTCCGCCGATGAGATCAAGAAGCTCGCGGACCTCGAGTCCCGCGAGGTGCTGCTCGCCAAGCTCGCGGGTGCCCTGAAGGCCAAGCCCTCCCAGGCTGCCGCGGTCTTCCAGGCCCTGCCGTCGAAGCTCGTCCGCACTGTGGACGCGCTCCGCGACAAGGTCGAGCAGGGCGGTGCCGGTACGCCGGCTCCCGCCGAGGACGCGGAGTAA
- a CDS encoding LSU ribosomal protein L12P: MAKLTQDELLAQFEEMTLIELSEFVKAFEDKFDVTAAAPVAVAAVAGGVGGAEAAVEEQDEFDVILDGAGDKKIQVIKEVRALTSLGLKEAKDLVDTAGAKVLEKVNKEAAEKAKAQLEGAGAKVTVK, encoded by the coding sequence ATGGCGAAGCTGACCCAGGACGAGCTGCTCGCGCAGTTCGAGGAGATGACCCTCATCGAGCTCTCCGAGTTCGTGAAGGCGTTCGAGGACAAGTTCGACGTCACCGCTGCCGCCCCGGTCGCCGTGGCCGCCGTTGCCGGCGGTGTCGGTGGCGCCGAGGCCGCTGTCGAGGAGCAGGACGAGTTCGACGTCATCCTCGACGGTGCGGGCGACAAGAAGATCCAGGTCATCAAGGAGGTGCGCGCCCTGACCTCCCTCGGCCTGAAGGAGGCCAAGGACCTCGTCGACACCGCCGGTGCCAAGGTTCTCGAGAAGGTCAACAAGGAGGCCGCCGAGAAGGCCAAGGCCCAGCTCGAGGGCGCGGGCGCCAAGGTCACCGTCAAGTGA
- a CDS encoding DNA-directed RNA polymerase subunit beta has protein sequence MAAPRNASNNSAASTAPLRVSFAKIKEPLEVPNLLALQTESFDWLLGNAAWKSRVEEALDNGQDVPTKSGLEEIFEEISPIEDFSGSMSLTFRDHRFEPPKNSIDECKDRDFTYAAPLFVTAEFTNNETGEIKSQTVFMGDFPLMTHKGTFVINGTERVVVSQLVRSPGVYFDSTLDKVSDKDIFSAKIIPSRGAWLEMEIDKRDMVGVRIDRKRKQSVTVLLKALGWTNEMILEEFGQYESMRATLEKDHTQGQDDALLDIYRKLRPGEPPTREAAQTLLENLYFNPKRYDLAKVGRYKVNRKLGNGESLDSGVLTEPDIINTIKYLVKLHAGESDWRDDEGRDIVIEVDDIDHFGNRRLRNVGELIQNQVRTGLARMERVVRERMTTQDVEAITPQTLINIRPVVASIKEFFGTSQLSQFMDQTNPLSGLTHKRRLSALGPGGLSRERAGFEVRDVHPSHYGRMCPIETPEGPNIGLIGSLASYGRVNAFGFIETPYRKVVDGVVTEQVDYLTADEEDRYVIAQANAPLTNDLHFAEPRVLVRRRGGEIDYIPGTEIDYMDVSPRQMVSVATAMIPFLEHDDANRALMGSNMMRQAVPLLKSEAPLVGTGMEYRCAVDAADVITAEKAGVVQEVSADYITVANDDGTYTTYRAAKFTRSNQGTAFNQKVLVDEGARVEAGQVLADGPCTDEGEMALGKNLLVAFMSWEGHNYEDAIILSQRLVQDDVLSSIHIEEHEVDARDTKLGPEEITRDIPNVSEEVLADLDERGIIRIGADVVTGDILVGKVTPKGETELTPEERLLRAIFGEKAREVRDTSLKVPHGESGKVIGVRVFDREEGDELPPGVNQLVRVYVAQKRKITNGDKLAGRHGNKGVISKILPVEDMPFLEDGTPVDIILNPLGVPSRMNPGQVLEIHLGWLAKQGWDVSGLADEWAQRLQAIGADTVEGGTNLATPVFDGAREDEITGLLDHTTLTRDGERLVNSTGKARLYDGRSGEPFPMPISVGYMYILKLHHLVDDKLHARSTGPYSMITQQPLGGKAQFGGQRFGEMEVWALEAYGAAYALQELLTIKSDDVLGRVKVYEAIVKGENIPEPGIPESFKVLIKEMQSLCLNVEVLSSDGQSIEMRDSDEDVFRAAEELGIDLSRREPSSVEEV, from the coding sequence TTGGCCGCGCCGCGCAACGCCTCGAACAATTCCGCCGCATCCACCGCCCCGCTCCGCGTTTCGTTCGCGAAGATCAAGGAGCCCCTCGAGGTCCCGAACCTCCTGGCCCTGCAGACCGAGAGCTTTGACTGGCTGCTCGGCAATGCGGCCTGGAAGTCCCGGGTCGAGGAGGCGCTGGACAACGGTCAGGACGTCCCCACCAAGTCCGGTCTGGAGGAGATCTTCGAGGAGATCTCGCCGATCGAGGACTTCAGTGGGTCGATGTCCCTGACCTTCCGCGACCACCGTTTCGAGCCGCCGAAGAACTCCATTGACGAGTGCAAGGACCGCGACTTCACCTACGCGGCCCCGCTCTTCGTCACCGCCGAATTCACCAACAACGAGACCGGCGAGATCAAGTCCCAGACGGTCTTCATGGGCGACTTCCCGCTCATGACCCACAAGGGCACGTTCGTGATCAACGGCACCGAGCGCGTCGTCGTGTCGCAGCTGGTCCGTTCCCCGGGCGTCTACTTCGACTCCACCCTGGACAAGGTGTCCGACAAGGACATCTTCTCCGCCAAGATCATCCCCTCCCGCGGTGCCTGGCTGGAGATGGAGATCGACAAGCGCGACATGGTCGGTGTCCGTATCGACCGTAAGCGCAAGCAGTCGGTCACCGTGCTGCTGAAGGCCCTCGGCTGGACCAACGAGATGATTCTCGAGGAGTTCGGCCAGTACGAGTCGATGCGCGCCACCCTGGAGAAGGACCACACCCAGGGCCAGGACGACGCGCTGCTCGACATCTACCGCAAGCTGCGTCCGGGCGAGCCGCCGACGCGTGAGGCCGCGCAGACGCTGCTCGAGAACCTCTACTTCAACCCGAAGCGCTACGACCTGGCCAAGGTCGGCCGCTACAAGGTCAACCGCAAGCTCGGCAACGGCGAGTCCCTGGACTCCGGCGTGCTCACCGAGCCGGACATCATCAACACCATCAAGTACCTGGTGAAGCTGCACGCCGGCGAGTCCGACTGGCGTGACGACGAGGGCCGCGACATCGTCATCGAGGTCGACGACATCGACCACTTCGGCAACCGGCGCCTGCGCAACGTCGGCGAGCTCATCCAGAACCAGGTCCGTACGGGTCTGGCCCGTATGGAGCGCGTCGTGCGCGAGCGCATGACCACCCAGGACGTCGAGGCGATCACGCCGCAGACCCTGATCAACATCCGGCCGGTCGTCGCCTCCATCAAGGAGTTCTTCGGCACCAGCCAGCTGTCGCAGTTCATGGACCAGACGAACCCGCTGTCGGGCCTGACCCACAAGCGTCGTCTGTCCGCGCTCGGCCCCGGTGGTCTGTCCCGCGAGCGGGCCGGCTTCGAGGTCCGTGACGTGCACCCCTCGCACTACGGCCGCATGTGTCCGATCGAGACGCCGGAAGGCCCGAACATCGGTCTGATCGGCTCGCTCGCCTCGTACGGCCGGGTCAACGCGTTCGGCTTCATCGAGACGCCGTACCGCAAGGTCGTCGACGGTGTGGTCACCGAGCAGGTGGACTACCTCACCGCCGACGAGGAGGACCGTTACGTCATCGCCCAGGCGAACGCCCCGCTGACGAACGACCTGCACTTCGCGGAGCCCCGCGTCCTGGTCCGCCGCCGTGGCGGCGAGATCGACTACATCCCGGGCACCGAGATCGACTACATGGACGTCTCGCCGCGCCAGATGGTGTCGGTCGCGACCGCCATGATCCCCTTCCTCGAGCACGACGACGCCAACCGCGCGCTGATGGGCTCGAACATGATGCGTCAGGCGGTGCCGCTGCTGAAGAGCGAGGCCCCGCTGGTCGGCACCGGCATGGAGTACCGCTGCGCCGTCGACGCCGCGGACGTCATCACCGCCGAGAAGGCCGGTGTGGTGCAGGAGGTCTCGGCCGACTACATCACCGTGGCCAACGACGACGGCACGTACACCACGTACCGCGCCGCCAAGTTCACCCGCTCCAACCAGGGCACCGCCTTCAACCAGAAGGTGCTCGTGGACGAGGGCGCCCGCGTCGAGGCCGGCCAGGTGCTGGCCGACGGCCCGTGCACCGACGAGGGCGAGATGGCCCTCGGCAAGAACCTCCTCGTGGCGTTCATGTCCTGGGAGGGTCACAACTACGAGGACGCGATCATCCTGTCGCAGCGCCTCGTGCAGGACGACGTCCTCTCCTCGATCCACATCGAGGAGCACGAGGTCGACGCCCGTGACACCAAGCTGGGCCCCGAGGAGATCACCCGGGACATCCCGAACGTCTCCGAGGAGGTCCTCGCCGACCTCGACGAGCGCGGCATCATCCGGATCGGCGCGGACGTCGTCACCGGCGACATCCTGGTCGGCAAGGTCACGCCCAAGGGCGAGACCGAGCTGACCCCGGAGGAGCGCCTGCTCCGCGCGATCTTCGGTGAGAAGGCCCGTGAGGTCCGCGACACCTCGCTGAAGGTGCCGCACGGTGAGTCCGGCAAGGTCATCGGCGTCCGCGTCTTCGACCGCGAAGAGGGCGACGAGCTGCCCCCGGGCGTCAACCAGCTGGTCCGCGTCTACGTGGCCCAGAAGCGCAAGATCACCAACGGTGACAAGCTCGCCGGCCGTCACGGCAACAAGGGTGTCATCTCCAAGATCCTGCCGGTCGAGGACATGCCGTTCCTGGAGGACGGCACCCCGGTCGACATCATCCTGAACCCGCTGGGTGTCCCGTCCCGAATGAACCCGGGACAGGTCCTGGAGATCCACCTCGGCTGGCTCGCCAAGCAGGGCTGGGACGTCTCCGGCCTCGCCGACGAGTGGGCCCAGCGCCTCCAGGCGATCGGCGCCGACACGGTCGAGGGCGGCACCAACCTCGCCACCCCGGTCTTCGACGGCGCCCGCGAGGACGAGATCACCGGCCTGCTGGACCACACCACCCTCACCCGTGACGGTGAGCGCCTGGTGAACTCCACCGGTAAGGCCCGTCTGTACGACGGCCGCTCCGGCGAGCCGTTCCCGATGCCGATCTCGGTCGGCTACATGTACATCCTGAAGCTGCACCACCTGGTCGACGACAAGCTGCACGCCCGTTCGACCGGACCGTACTCGATGATCACCCAGCAGCCGCTCGGTGGTAAGGCGCAGTTCGGTGGTCAGCGATTCGGTGAGATGGAGGTGTGGGCCCTCGAGGCGTACGGAGCTGCGTACGCCCTGCAGGAGCTCCTCACCATCAAGTCCGACGACGTTCTCGGCCGCGTGAAGGTCTACGAGGCCATCGTCAAGGGCGAGAACATCCCCGAGCCCGGCATTCCCGAGTCCTTCAAGGTCCTCATCAAGGAAATGCAGTCGCTCTGCCTCAACGTGGAGGTGCTGTCCTCGGACGGCCAGTCCATCGAGATGAGGGACTCCGACGAGGACGTCTTCCGTGCGGCCGAGGAGCTCGGCATTGACCTGTCCCGGCGCGAGCCGAGCAGCGTCGAAGAGGTCTGA
- a CDS encoding DNA-directed RNA polymerase subunit beta', with protein sequence MLDVNFFDELRIGLATADDIRQWSHGEVKKPETINYRTLKPEKDGLFCEKIFGPTRDWECYCGKYKRVRFKGIICERCGVEVTRAKVRRERMGHIELAAPVTHIWYFKGVPSRLGYLLDLAPKDLEKVIYFAAYMITWVDDERRQRDLPSLEAHVSVERQQIENRRDADLEGRAKKAETDLAELEAEGAKADVRRKVREGAEREMKQLRDRAQRELDRLDEVWSRFKNLKVQDLEGDELLYRELRDRFGTYFSGSMGAAALKDRLESFDLAEESERLREIIRTGKGQKKTRALKRLKVVSAFLQTTNKPKGMVLDCVPVIPPDLRPMVQLDGGRFATSDLNDLYRRVINRNNRLKRLLDLGAPEIIVNNEKRMLQEAVDALFDNGRRGRPVTGPGNRPLKSLSDMLKGKQGRFRQNLLGKRVDYSARSVIVVGPQLKLHQCGLPKAMALELFKPFVMKRLVDLNHAQNIKSAKRMVERARPVVWDVLEEVIAEHPVLLNRAPTLHRLGIQAFEPQLVEGKAIQIHPLVCTAFNADFDGDQMAVHLPLSAEAQAEARILMLSSNNILKPADGRPVTMPTQDMVLGLFFLTSDREEVKGGGRSFSSTAEAIMAFDARELDVQAPIDLRMPAGTVPPRGWTAPVDEEGQQTWFEGEPFRITTTLGRALFNELLPEDYPFVDYEVGKKQLSAIVNDLAERYPKVVVAATLDNLKASGFHWSTRSGVTVSISDVIVPPSKPQILEGYEAQAEKVQKQYERGLITNDERKSELVGIWTRATNEVAEAMSANFPKTNPIFMMVDSGARGNMMQMRQIAGMRGLVSNAKNETIPRPIKASFREGLSVLEYFISTHGARKGLADTALRTADSGYLTRRLVDVSQDVIIREEDCGTERGLKLSIGSVGADGVLRKADDVETSVYARMLAEDITVDGKLLATANTDLGDVLIDELIRHGIGDVKTRSILTCESAVGTCAMCYGRSLATGKLVDIGEAVGIIAAQSIGEPGTQLTMRTFHTGGVAGDDITQGLPRVVELFEARTPKGVAPISEAAGRVRVEDTEKTRKIVVTPDDGSDEIAYPVSKRVKLLVSEGEAVEVGQKLTVGATNPHDVLRIMGQRAVQVHLVAEVQKVYNSQGVSIHDKHIEIIIRQMLRRVTIIESGDAELLPGELVERGRFETENRRVVSEGGHPASGRPQLMGITKASLATESWLSAASFQETTRVLTDAAIHAKSDPLLGLKENVILGKLIPAGTGLPRYRNIRVEPTEEAKAAMYSAVGYDDYDLSPFGAGSGQAVPLDDYDYGPYTG encoded by the coding sequence GTGCTTGACGTCAACTTCTTCGACGAGCTCCGTATCGGCCTGGCCACCGCCGACGACATCCGCCAGTGGTCGCACGGCGAGGTCAAGAAGCCGGAGACCATCAACTACCGCACCCTGAAGCCCGAGAAGGACGGCCTCTTCTGCGAGAAGATCTTCGGCCCGACCCGGGACTGGGAGTGCTACTGCGGTAAGTACAAGCGCGTCCGCTTCAAGGGCATCATCTGCGAGCGCTGCGGCGTCGAGGTGACCCGCGCCAAGGTGCGCCGTGAGCGGATGGGCCACATCGAGCTGGCCGCCCCGGTCACCCACATCTGGTACTTCAAGGGTGTCCCGTCCCGTCTGGGCTACCTGCTCGACCTGGCGCCGAAGGACCTCGAGAAGGTCATCTACTTCGCCGCCTACATGATCACCTGGGTCGACGACGAGCGCCGCCAGCGCGACCTGCCGTCCCTGGAGGCGCACGTCTCGGTCGAGCGCCAGCAGATCGAGAACCGCCGCGACGCCGACCTCGAAGGCCGTGCCAAGAAGGCCGAGACCGACCTGGCCGAGCTGGAGGCCGAGGGCGCCAAGGCCGACGTCCGCCGCAAGGTGCGCGAAGGCGCCGAGCGCGAGATGAAGCAGCTGCGCGACCGCGCCCAGCGCGAGCTGGACCGCCTCGACGAGGTGTGGTCCCGCTTCAAGAACCTCAAGGTCCAGGACCTGGAGGGCGACGAGCTGCTCTACCGCGAGCTGCGCGACCGCTTCGGCACGTACTTCTCCGGCTCGATGGGCGCCGCGGCGCTCAAGGACCGCCTGGAGTCGTTCGACCTGGCGGAGGAGTCCGAGCGCCTGCGCGAGATCATCCGCACCGGCAAGGGCCAGAAGAAGACCCGTGCGCTCAAGCGCCTCAAGGTCGTCTCCGCGTTCCTGCAGACCACCAACAAGCCCAAGGGCATGGTGCTGGACTGCGTGCCGGTCATCCCGCCGGACCTGCGTCCGATGGTGCAGCTGGACGGTGGCCGCTTCGCGACCTCCGACCTGAACGACCTGTACCGCCGCGTCATCAACCGCAACAACCGCCTGAAGCGCCTCCTCGACCTCGGTGCCCCCGAGATCATCGTGAACAACGAGAAGCGCATGCTCCAGGAGGCCGTCGACGCGCTCTTCGACAACGGCCGCCGCGGCCGCCCGGTCACGGGCCCCGGCAACCGTCCGCTGAAGTCGCTGTCCGACATGCTCAAGGGCAAGCAGGGTCGTTTCCGCCAGAACCTGCTCGGCAAGCGCGTCGACTACTCGGCCCGTTCGGTCATCGTCGTCGGCCCGCAGCTCAAGCTGCACCAGTGCGGCCTGCCCAAGGCCATGGCGCTGGAGCTCTTCAAGCCGTTCGTGATGAAGCGCCTGGTCGACCTGAACCACGCGCAGAACATCAAGTCGGCCAAGCGCATGGTCGAGCGCGCCCGCCCGGTCGTGTGGGACGTCCTCGAAGAGGTCATCGCGGAGCACCCGGTTCTGCTGAACCGTGCGCCCACCCTGCACCGCCTCGGCATCCAGGCCTTCGAGCCGCAGCTGGTCGAGGGCAAGGCCATCCAGATCCACCCGCTCGTCTGCACCGCGTTCAACGCGGACTTCGACGGTGACCAGATGGCCGTCCACCTGCCGCTCTCCGCGGAGGCGCAGGCCGAGGCCCGCATCCTGATGCTGTCCTCGAACAACATCCTCAAGCCGGCCGACGGTCGCCCCGTCACCATGCCGACCCAGGACATGGTGCTCGGCCTGTTCTTCCTCACCTCGGACCGCGAGGAGGTGAAGGGCGGTGGCCGTTCCTTCTCCTCCACCGCCGAGGCGATCATGGCCTTCGACGCCCGCGAGCTGGACGTCCAGGCCCCGATCGACCTGCGCATGCCCGCCGGCACGGTTCCGCCGCGCGGCTGGACGGCGCCGGTGGACGAGGAGGGCCAGCAGACCTGGTTCGAGGGTGAGCCCTTCCGCATCACCACCACCCTGGGCCGCGCGCTCTTCAACGAGCTGCTGCCCGAGGACTACCCCTTCGTCGACTACGAGGTCGGCAAGAAGCAGCTGTCGGCCATCGTCAACGACCTGGCCGAGCGCTACCCGAAGGTCGTCGTCGCCGCGACGCTCGACAACCTGAAGGCGTCCGGCTTCCACTGGTCGACCCGTTCCGGTGTCACCGTCTCGATCTCGGACGTCATCGTCCCGCCGAGCAAGCCCCAGATCCTCGAGGGCTACGAGGCGCAGGCGGAGAAGGTCCAGAAGCAGTACGAGCGCGGTCTGATCACCAACGACGAGCGCAAGAGCGAGCTGGTCGGCATCTGGACCCGCGCGACCAACGAGGTCGCCGAGGCCATGTCCGCGAACTTCCCGAAGACGAACCCCATCTTCATGATGGTCGACTCGGGTGCTCGTGGAAACATGATGCAGATGCGTCAGATCGCCGGTATGCGTGGTCTGGTGTCGAACGCCAAGAACGAGACGATCCCTCGTCCCATCAAGGCGTCCTTCCGCGAGGGCCTGTCCGTGCTGGAGTACTTCATCTCCACCCACGGTGCCCGTAAGGGTCTCGCCGACACCGCCCTCCGTACCGCCGACTCCGGTTACCTCACCCGTCGTCTGGTCGACGTCTCCCAGGACGTGATCATTCGCGAGGAGGACTGCGGCACCGAGCGCGGCCTGAAGCTGTCGATCGGCTCCGTGGGCGCCGACGGCGTGCTGCGCAAGGCCGACGACGTCGAGACCAGCGTCTACGCCCGCATGCTGGCCGAAGACATCACGGTGGACGGCAAGCTCCTTGCCACCGCCAACACCGACCTCGGCGACGTGCTGATCGACGAGCTGATCCGGCACGGCATCGGCGACGTCAAGACCCGCTCGATCCTCACCTGTGAGTCGGCGGTCGGCACCTGCGCCATGTGCTACGGCCGTTCGCTGGCCACCGGCAAGCTGGTCGACATCGGTGAGGCGGTCGGCATCATCGCCGCCCAGTCCATCGGTGAGCCCGGTACCCAGCTGACCATGCGTACCTTCCACACCGGTGGTGTGGCCGGTGACGACATCACCCAGGGTCTGCCGCGTGTCGTCGAGCTCTTCGAGGCCCGCACCCCCAAGGGTGTGGCCCCGATCTCGGAGGCCGCCGGTCGGGTCCGGGTCGAGGACACCGAGAAGACCCGCAAGATCGTCGTCACCCCGGACGACGGCAGCGACGAGATCGCCTACCCGGTCTCCAAGCGCGTCAAGCTCCTGGTGAGCGAGGGCGAGGCGGTCGAGGTCGGCCAGAAGCTGACCGTCGGTGCCACCAACCCGCACGACGTCCTGCGCATCATGGGCCAGCGTGCCGTCCAGGTCCACCTGGTCGCCGAGGTCCAGAAGGTCTACAACTCGCAGGGTGTGTCGATCCATGACAAGCACATCGAGATCATCATCCGGCAGATGCTCCGCCGCGTGACGATCATCGAGTCGGGCGACGCCGAGCTGCTCCCGGGCGAGCTCGTCGAGCGCGGCCGCTTCGAGACCGAGAACCGTCGTGTGGTGTCCGAGGGCGGCCACCCCGCCTCCGGCCGTCCGCAGCTGATGGGTATCACCAAGGCCTCGCTGGCCACCGAGTCCTGGCTGTCGGCCGCCTCCTTCCAGGAGACGACCCGGGTGCTCACCGACGCGGCGATCCACGCCAAGTCGGACCCGCTGCTGGGCCTCAAGGAGAACGTCATCCTCGGTAAGCTCATCCCGGCCGGTACGGGTCTGCCCCGCTACCGCAACATCCGGGTCGAGCCGACCGAGGAGGCCAAGGCCGCGATGTACTCGGCCGTCGGCTACGACGACTACGACCTGTCGCCCTTCGGCGCCGGCTCCGGCCAGGCGGTCCCGCTGGACGACTACGACTACGGCCCGTACACCGGCTGA
- a CDS encoding signal transduction histidine kinase → MGERTAHVRERAAALVDRWRARPGRVDPYVVDTGLALAAAAISVWAVFCDDRGWPWWVYLLVVAAAAPLPWRRRAPFTVWLVSGAFSLTQSIVAHSVAPQIPLHQVLTVYTVADRGRDWQRWLMLAILVPANILGTRSPNGMLFSLLMSVGSFILGSLVRELRRLARAEAERAHEAALRAAGEAGRAVAEERGRIAREMHDILAHAVSLMVIQAEAGPLVVRSDPDRAIRTFDTIADSGRDAMVQLRRVLGVLKEDGARPVLAPQPTLAELPAVVDRVRDSGIAVRAEIEEHGPADVQSAAYRIVQEALTNVLKHAEAQHVSVRVGVRGPVLEVEVADDGRGVPPARAESPAGGRGLLGIRERAAACGGSAEAGPGPGGRGFTVNARLPLGA, encoded by the coding sequence GTGGGGGAGCGGACGGCACACGTCCGGGAGCGGGCGGCCGCGCTCGTCGACCGGTGGCGGGCGAGGCCCGGCCGGGTCGATCCGTACGTGGTGGACACCGGCCTGGCCCTGGCCGCGGCGGCGATCTCCGTCTGGGCGGTGTTCTGCGACGACCGCGGCTGGCCGTGGTGGGTGTACCTGCTGGTGGTGGCCGCGGCCGCGCCGCTGCCCTGGCGCCGCCGGGCGCCGTTCACCGTCTGGCTGGTCAGCGGAGCGTTCTCGCTGACGCAGTCGATCGTCGCGCACTCCGTCGCGCCGCAGATCCCGCTGCACCAGGTGCTGACCGTCTACACGGTCGCCGACCGCGGCCGGGACTGGCAGCGCTGGCTGATGCTGGCGATCCTGGTGCCGGCCAACATCCTGGGCACCCGCTCGCCGAACGGCATGCTGTTCAGTCTGCTGATGTCGGTGGGCAGCTTCATCCTGGGCTCCCTGGTCCGCGAACTGCGCCGGCTGGCCCGGGCGGAGGCGGAGCGCGCCCACGAGGCCGCCCTGCGCGCCGCCGGCGAGGCCGGCCGGGCGGTGGCCGAGGAGCGCGGCCGGATCGCCCGCGAGATGCACGACATCCTGGCCCACGCCGTCTCCCTGATGGTCATCCAGGCCGAGGCCGGCCCGCTGGTCGTCCGCAGCGACCCCGACCGGGCGATCCGGACCTTCGACACCATCGCCGACTCCGGACGCGACGCGATGGTGCAGCTCCGGCGGGTGCTCGGCGTCCTGAAGGAGGACGGGGCCCGGCCCGTCCTCGCCCCGCAGCCCACCCTGGCCGAGCTGCCGGCCGTGGTCGACCGGGTCCGCGACTCGGGCATCGCCGTCCGGGCCGAGATCGAGGAGCACGGGCCGGCCGACGTGCAGTCCGCCGCCTACCGGATCGTCCAGGAGGCGCTGACCAATGTGCTCAAGCACGCCGAGGCGCAGCACGTCAGTGTCCGGGTCGGCGTACGGGGCCCGGTGCTGGAGGTCGAGGTCGCCGACGACGGCCGGGGCGTGCCCCCGGCCCGGGCCGAGTCGCCGGCCGGCGGCCGCGGGCTGCTCGGCATCCGCGAGCGGGCCGCCGCCTGCGGCGGCAGCGCCGAGGCCGGGCCGGGGCCCGGCGGGCGCGGCTTCACGGTGAACGCCCGGCTGCCGCTGGGCGCCTGA